TAATTGCAGAGTCCGATTCCAAAACCATTTTAAGTTTTCCCTCTTCTGTTTCGGTTATCGTAAACTGCTCGACCAACTGTTCGACCATCAGCGGAGTTTTTTCAATAACAGTTTTTTCCTGTCTGCAGCCGAAACATAAAATAAAAACTGCAAAAACCGCCGCGTAAAATTTAATTTTTCTTCTTTGTTTTCCATCTTTCATGGAACCACACCCATTGTTCAGGATATCTTTTTATATGCTCTTCCAAGACCAAAGAAGCTTTTTGAGTAAGATTTATCACGTCTTTATCGAAATCTCCGCAAGTCTCTATTGTCAACGGTCCAGAAACGACGGTTTTGTGTCCGTATTTGTCGATTCTTTGATCTATGCCGACTAAAACTTCCGCGCCCGTCTTTAAAGCTAAAACCGCAAGTCCAGAAGGCGTCCATGCTGGTCTGTCAAAAAAGTTTACAAAAACGCCAGGAACGCTTGTATCCTGATCTATAAGCATGGCTATTATTTCACCTCTTTTGAGAGCTTTAAGAAGTTTTTTGCCCGTATCGGGAGCGTCTCTTAAAATAACACGAACATTTTTGCCCATCCTATAATTTACGAGCATATCGTTCAATTCTTCTATATATATTTTTTTTGCTACAACGTTTACGGGAAAACCCATATCTGCAACCGCCGCAGCCGTAATTTCCCAGTTGCCGGTATGCGCGCTTACAAAAAGTATACCTTTTCCCCTTTTTATCCCTTCTTTTATAAGATGGCTATTTTCAATGACGGAAATGCTTCTTAAAAAGGCGGGATCGATTTTTGGAAAATTGGCAAACTCAAAAAAATTTTTTGCCTGATTTATAAAAATTTCTTTTGTTATAGCGGCTATCTCTTTTTTAGTTTTTTTCTGGAAAACCCTTTTTAAATTTTGCTTAGCTCTGACCCTTGCACTTATCGCAAAATAATAAGCCAGTATGCCAAAAATTTTCGCAAGTATGGTAACGGAAAATCTGTAAGGCAAAAATAAAACTATCACTGTGGCAAAATACGCACCGTAATAATAGCATTTCCTTCTGACGTTTTTAAATATCGCGGTTATTTTCATTTATATTTTTCTAAAACTTCTTTCCACTTGCCATTAGCTTTCAAAAGCGTTTCAATAACATCTCTGACAACACCTTCGCCGCCTTTAAAAGAAGAAACCATATCTGCATGTTTTTTAACTTCCTCTACGGCATCCAATGGACATGCCGCAAAGCCCGCAAGCATCATTACCGGAATATCCACTATATCGTCACCGATATAAGCCGCTTCACAGGCTTTAATTCCGGCTTTGCGCAATATGTCGTTAAAAGCGGTTTTCTTGACCATACAGTCTTGCACCAAATAATTTATTCCCATACTTTCGGCACGACATTTTACCTGTTCGGACTCTCTTCCGGTAATCCACGCCGTTTTTATAGGAGGCACTATCTGTTTAAGCTCATGATAACCGAGACCGTCTTTGACATTCCACAATTTAATTTCTTCTCCATTGTTAAAAACTATAATTTCGCCGCGCGTTAAAACGCCATCGACATCACAGGCAATAAGTTTAATGCCTTTGGCCTTTTTAATCAGCTTAACTTTGGACTGCGTCATTTTGCTGCCCCTGTTCAATTTGTTTAGGCTGTTCTGCTCTTATTTCTTTTTTTGATTTATCCAGCCACGGCGTTATCTCCGGAGGAAGTTTTCTCATGTAAGGTTTTAAAATAATATTTAAAACAAAAAAAATAATTATCAAAATGACTAAAATAATAAACGCCGTAATGCTCATCCATCTATAAGTAGGTATCCACGGTCTGCTTTTATCTTTATTTGATAAATCTTTGGATTTGAAAAAATCAGTAATTTTCATTTTACAGCCTTATCTATTGCAATCGCTTGCTTAAGAATATCCTCTAAATATTTAAAATTAATACTGTTTGCTCCATCTGAAAGAGCCTTTTGTGGATTTTCATGCGTTTCAAGAAAAAGGGCCGCCACGCCGACCGCACACGCGGCTTTTGCCAAAGGCATTACGAATTCTCTGTCCCCGCCGCTTTTTATACCTTGTCCGCTAGGCAGCTGCACGCTGTGCGTAGCGTCAAAAATAACCGGAGACCCTGTTTTTTTCATTATTTCCAATCCTCTGAAATCGACAACTAAATTGTGGTAGCCAAAAGAAACTCCTCGCTCGGTTAAAGAAATTTTATTATTGCCGAACTTTTGCGCTTTTTTTATGGCATTGTCCATGTCCTCAGGGGCTAAAAACTGGCCTTTCTTAATATTTATCGGTTTTCCAGTAAGAGCGCAGGCTTTTATTAAATCCGTCTGCCGTGACAAAAATGCCGGAATTTGTATCATGTCCACAATTTCACCGGCAATTCCCGCCTGCTCTTCTGTATGAACATCTGTAATAACCGGAAGATTTAGTGTTTCTTTGACTTTCGATAATATCTTAAGTCCTTCTTCAATTCCGGGTCCCCTATAAGACGATATTGAAGAACGATTTGCTTTATCATAAGAAGCTTTAAAAATGAACGACACATTAAACTTATGGGCAATCTTTTGAAGTTTCGCCGCAATTACCAGCGTATGTTTTTCGCTTTCTATAACACATGGACCCGCAATCAAAACAAAAGGCAGATTGTTCGCCAACATTATATTCTTACCGATTTTAATTTTTTTATCTGACATTTACATATCCTTTTATGCCGCTCTATCGTAAAAATTTTTCGACTTTGAAAATATCTTCCGGAATATCAACGCCTACTGAATCTTTGGCGGATACTATAATTTTTATTCTTTTACCGCTTTCAAGGATTCTGAGCTGTTCAAGGTTTTCTGTTTTTTCAAGCAACGCGGTTTTCAATTTTGAGAAACTTATAAGAAAATTTTTTTTGTATCCATATATGCCCATATGCTTGAAATACTTGACATTTTTTATTTTATCCCTATTATAAGGTATAGCGGAACGTGAAAAATATAAAGCGTACC
The window above is part of the Candidatus Endomicrobium procryptotermitis genome. Proteins encoded here:
- the kdsA gene encoding 3-deoxy-8-phosphooctulonate synthase is translated as MSDKKIKIGKNIMLANNLPFVLIAGPCVIESEKHTLVIAAKLQKIAHKFNVSFIFKASYDKANRSSISSYRGPGIEEGLKILSKVKETLNLPVITDVHTEEQAGIAGEIVDMIQIPAFLSRQTDLIKACALTGKPINIKKGQFLAPEDMDNAIKKAQKFGNNKISLTERGVSFGYHNLVVDFRGLEIMKKTGSPVIFDATHSVQLPSGQGIKSGGDREFVMPLAKAACAVGVAALFLETHENPQKALSDGANSINFKYLEDILKQAIAIDKAVK
- a CDS encoding HAD hydrolase family protein, whose amino-acid sequence is MTQSKVKLIKKAKGIKLIACDVDGVLTRGEIIVFNNGEEIKLWNVKDGLGYHELKQIVPPIKTAWITGRESEQVKCRAESMGINYLVQDCMVKKTAFNDILRKAGIKACEAAYIGDDIVDIPVMMLAGFAACPLDAVEEVKKHADMVSSFKGGEGVVRDVIETLLKANGKWKEVLEKYK
- a CDS encoding lysophospholipid acyltransferase family protein; the protein is MKITAIFKNVRRKCYYYGAYFATVIVLFLPYRFSVTILAKIFGILAYYFAISARVRAKQNLKRVFQKKTKKEIAAITKEIFINQAKNFFEFANFPKIDPAFLRSISVIENSHLIKEGIKRGKGILFVSAHTGNWEITAAAVADMGFPVNVVAKKIYIEELNDMLVNYRMGKNVRVILRDAPDTGKKLLKALKRGEIIAMLIDQDTSVPGVFVNFFDRPAWTPSGLAVLALKTGAEVLVGIDQRIDKYGHKTVVSGPLTIETCGDFDKDVINLTQKASLVLEEHIKRYPEQWVWFHERWKTKKKN